Genomic DNA from Echeneis naucrates chromosome 14, fEcheNa1.1, whole genome shotgun sequence:
gtgtttgtgtgtgggcacCCCTATGCATTTCACTTACAGTAAGCTTAAAATATTCTTATTCTCTTGGGTCATATCGAAGATGACTGCACGCATGAGTGCTGCGGCTTTTTGTTCTCCAgtatggtgtgtgtgattgtgttcttaaatccaattattttatttattcatatttattcttcttatgtgtgtgtttgcacattgCCATGATGTGCTATTATACATATTTTTGATTTGCAACTGTGATGAGCTCTTGCTCTTTTGTTGTGTCAATAATGCAATGACAAAAAAGGCATCTAATAATCTAATAATCTAATTCGTCTCACAAGGTCAAAGCACTATGCTGCCCTCACACTTGTTTATGACTTCTGGACCTTTTGATAAGTCTTTGGGACTTGATAGAATAATTTAGCCTTTAATTATTTTCCGATCATCTCCTTCTCAGGTATCACCTGCACTGTGCTATTGATCTACACGTTCTGCACTGACTGCTGGCTTATTGCTGCCATTTATATAGCCTGGCTCATCCTTGACTGGAACACCCCAAAACAAGGCAAGGCAAATAAAATGGTGTAAATGCGTGAGAGCTAACCCCTGTTTCATCTTCGCATTGAACAACATATTTTTGGAATGACTAGCACCGACAATGGCCACATTATATTTAGAACAGCTTAGATAATTGATCTacagtttaatgaaaaattCACTGGTTCTAGCCTCACATGTGATCTCTTGCTAATTTTCTTGGGTGAAGCCAATAAAAAAGGTATTATCATGGGCGGTAGAGAAATGTAACGGCgagttagttttttgtttttgttagtttcttTTGTTGCATTATATAAACTATTTGATATATATagacatattttttattttaaggatgCAGCAGACAACATTTACAATACAGGTACTTAAACTTGTGGAATAGTGTATATAAGGGAAAATGTGAGTTTCCTTTTAAATCTGTTAACTTTATTACTCCATTAGTCATTTAGTTTGTGAGATGCCCAGCCCTATGTAAACTCTTCACTTGAAAAAATATAAGCTGACAGACTTGATTAAATTTGAATCTGTACTTTGATTGCTGATGCAGTTGCAGCTCTGAATTATTAATGTGCGATGTTGTCCTCAGGTGGGAGGAGGTCTTCGTGGGTGAGGAACTGGACCGTATGGACATATTACAGAGACTACTTCCCAATCAGGGTAGGCCACTTTATCAGTGCGTTGGTCCACCATTGATAATTTATCCATTCAAAAATCAACTGTAAGATTTTGAGGTTTGGAAACCTTCTCAACTCCTCggctttatgtttttgtgtggtaAGACAGAACTCTTTGCTTAAGTTAGATCAGTGGTGCAGAGGTCTCATGTATTGATAACTTTATCATGGGTAGATCTTTCAGTTCCATGTTGTTCTTCCTTGATGAGGGTATGACGCTGGTTGGGACCTTTGAAATTTGTCCTGTCTGATAGGCTAAAGAGCTGCGCcgagcttgttttgttttgctttgttttttttgtttttttttttcatcagggTTCCCCAGAGCATCTTACCCTGCATGTGCCAAATATCTGTTTAAACTGTGTGTCCCTGGTGTGAAACCTTCAAAGTGACTCagtcacagtttttatttatttatttgtttttttgtatctcTACATTTGTACAGACTAGAGCTGCAGCGACTGGTCCAAAAATCAATTAATCAGTCAAAATCCAATAATCACTAAACATTTTGTAATCAAATAAtagatttttgtgattttagtGAAAATGCCTACATGTTGTCTGGTTGGTAAGcttattctttttgttttctgttattgtAACCTGAATATCTTTAAGATTAAAATTATGCATTTGTTAGGGATTGGTCATAGACACAGTCATCCATTAATTAATCAAAAACAATTGAGAGATTAATCAGTGAAGTGCTCCGTACAAGAACTATACCTGCACCTATAAATTGATCTGTTCCAAAAGTTTGTGGTATTTAGATCTAATTTGTATCCTCTGTTAGTGGCATggctttacttttgtttgtctctgctcaGAATGCCAATGAAACACAACTAATGTGATTTCAGCACTTCTGTggttaaatgtataaaatcagTTGAGTGAACAGAGAAGTGTAGATTGCGCTCAGGTATCAGTGAGTTTACCTGTACAAACTAAagaaaactacatttaaaatcTGAAGTCCCATTAATAACTAACTAAAGTTAGCTATTAGTTGCTAATATAAGCTGAGTTGTTGTGGAGATGAAAGGTCACATATGAGTCTTTTACTGTCTAAAACACCCAGAAAATATATCTGATAGggcatcagctgtttgtttcaaGTATTCTATTTCATGAACCTATGACTATTTTAAATATGAGTTGGCAGCTAACTGTCCAAAGTCTGAACCACCTATAAGTGAGGGCAGAGGTTGAGTCTTGCATAAACATGTGCATGTCTCTAGACATGAAGATGATTGTGTGTCAGGGAAACTGGTATCACTGTTATTCCCACTACCATCTCCTAAGTAGAGAAGGGGTCAAGTGCAGTAGTCTTTCTAATCCCAGTCTTATCCTTCACATCTGCTGTGCCAGTCAGGTGGTGTCCTGTGGTACTATGGGGATCTTGAGTGTGAGCTCCTTTTGCTAATATGGTTACGCAACTGTTGTGTTTGACTAGCTACCAAGGGAGCTTTGTATACACATTAGGATGAATGTAACTCCATGCTTCAGATCAGAGTGCAGTTAAAGTTGAGGTAGCACTGAATGGTTGAGATTGTGCTTCATGGCTACTAGTCTGATAACGTCCACAAACCTAGACGGCATTAATATTTTATGACTATGAGGTCATGACAGAGCTGTTAAAGATGTCCTATTTCGACAGCAAGAATAATGTCATTTGTTGTGTAGTGCTTCACAAACACTGTTAAAGTgcactaaataaaataagtatgCAGGCTGAAAGCAGTAAAACACCTTCAGAATGGTCCAAACCACATTCAGTAAGTATGCACTATGGAATTGGGTGACGCTACTGCTGTTCCCAGGCCTTTTAGCCATTCTTCTGTCAGACGATCCCAGTCTGTGTCACTCACACTGAAATCAGCCCCTCACTGGTTCTTTGTGTGCTCTTGTTCCTCAGCTAATTAAAACCCACAACCTGCTGCCCAACCGGAACTACATATTTGGCTACCACCCACATGGCATCTTCTGCTTTGGTGCTTTTTGTAACTTTGGCACAGAGGCCACCGGCTTCTCCAAGAAGTTCCCAGGCATTAGGCCCTCCCTGGCGACCCTGGCAGGGAACTTCCGCCTACCCGTGCTGCGAGATTACCTGATGTCTGGAGGTAAGAAGATGTGAGATCTTGTTGAACTCTTAACTCTTCTGGTAACAATAAGTGTGTctgtccagagtccagacctTTGTCCAGTTGCACAGCTGATATAAGTGTTTACTCAGATGTGCTGATTTCACTGATTTATGGAGCTTCAACTGCTCTGTTTCAAGTGACTGTTTAGCGATAGATTCCATGCATATACTCTAAGGTTACTGTAGGTTATTGTTCTTGTTAGCTTTTTGTGCCAATGACtaatttgttgtaaaaaaacaaacaaacaaataaacaaactctGAATCATTGTTTTTAGTTTGGGCTGCATTGAGTCAGacctttttactttttgtatGTACCAAACATTTAGGTGCTAGACTGGCAGACGCAGAGTAATGCAAGTACAGAGAGCTGAGcccaaacacacatatttacagcCAGCTTTTGAAAAGGtctgagagaaacacaaatatacCTTGTATATGAAGGCATTTGGaccgtgtatatatatatttgaataaaaaaaagacattttacttgtgcagtataaaaaaatggaaacagattCAACTTATTGATTTTGCCCTTTGAGCACTGCTCATTTACTGACATTTCAACTGTGATTTTGTTACCCTTTCTCCTCTCAGGAATCTGTCCAGTAAACAGGAACTCTATCGACTACCTGTTGTCATGTAACGGGACAGGAAAtgctgttgtcattgttgttggaGGAGCAGCGGAGTCTCTGCACTGTGCGCCAGGCATCAACGCCGTCACCCTGAAAAACCGTAAAGGATTTGTGAAGCTGGCCCTGCAGAGAGGGTGAGCTTGCTGCACAACACTCAAGACACAACAACACGTGAGGTTGTGGCAACTACACACGGCCTTTTCCAAATCTGtttaaaacctttaaatgtcatttctcAGGGCTGTAGTGACTCACTGGAATCATTAAAACCCTTGACTATTCTCAGAAAGGTTGTAGTGGACTTGCAGAGAACATTACCGAATCTGCTCGTAATGAGCAGCGTTATGAAGCTTGGTGCTCCCTGTGACATGCAGTGCCCTTTGGAAGGATTCCTGTGTGAGCTGCAACTAGGCTGTGCTTTAACCCCTATAAAGAGCAGTGCACCCCAGTTTGTCTGGCCAGCCTGGCCACCCTGAACCCTCTCAGTGGCTGGAGATTTTCACTGGGTGCACCTTGTCCAAAGAAGTTTACAGCAGGTCAGAAAAACTTCATTCGTAACACGGTTCACATTCCAGCTGAAATAAGCCTGGACGTCGGATTCAGGTCACTTTCTGGAACTGTTACGGCCTTGTTTTTAATGCTTAAAATATCTAGGAAGCAGTTGTATAAAAGACACTCAAGATGGTATTTATAGGTAAAAGGGTGTAAATCTTTGCTTTATAATCAATTTGTATTAAAAATAGGCCCAAATGGTTTTCATCTCGTCCAACTTAGATATGTTTACTATGCACACATGAGGACAAAGGAGGATGGTAAGTTGACTAGATATTGATTTAAAGAAGATTTATTAGAGCCAAAAATGCAAAATCAAAAGGTTTGAAGGTGATGGTGTTGATGCTGTATATAGCAACAGGttaatggaaaaatataaacaatattaAGCGGTAATAATGATCCATAATGAGTTCCAGATGTTTACTAATTGCATTTCTCCAGAGCACAGGACATTATTATTACATACAATCC
This window encodes:
- the dgat2 gene encoding diacylglycerol O-acyltransferase 2, giving the protein MKTILAAYSGVLRGTGSSILSALQDLSLALWPCRSKMEKQLQAMSVLQWIISFLVMGITCTVLLIYTFCTDCWLIAAIYIAWLILDWNTPKQGGRRSSWVRNWTVWTYYRDYFPIRLIKTHNLLPNRNYIFGYHPHGIFCFGAFCNFGTEATGFSKKFPGIRPSLATLAGNFRLPVLRDYLMSGGICPVNRNSIDYLLSCNGTGNAVVIVVGGAAESLHCAPGINAVTLKNRKGFVKLALQRGSDLVPVYSFGENDAYRQVIFEEGTWWRAMQKRLQKILGFAPCLFHGCGLFFGNSWGILPFCNPITTIVGEPITVPKIEEPTREMVDLYHAMYIKSLQSLFDKYKTRFGLNESDILYIQ